A portion of the Stigmatella aurantiaca DW4/3-1 genome contains these proteins:
- a CDS encoding GDP-mannose 4,6-dehydratase, translating to MRVLVTGADGFAGRHLCALLRASGDEVVEAHGPRAEGMNSNALNFDIADEAAVRAAVEKARPEGVIHLAGFASVARSHGNPARVFAVNTQGTVNLLIALREAAPKTRVLLISSGEVYGPVTEGTRAEETLPPVPLSPYAASKIAAELAGEQFFRSYGLPVVLARPFNHLGEGQDPTFVVPSFAAQLRAIAQGKASPVLRTGNLDAIRDFSHVKDVVAAYRLLLTAGVPGQTYNVCSGTARSIRAVLEEMLALSGVAARIELDPARLRPSEIPSLVGSPDKLRALGWQPKSSVTEALREVLGPGLRAAPGAPSHKP from the coding sequence ATGCGAGTGCTGGTCACGGGAGCAGACGGCTTCGCGGGACGCCACCTGTGCGCGCTGCTGCGCGCCTCGGGCGACGAGGTGGTGGAGGCACACGGGCCCCGCGCGGAAGGCATGAACAGCAACGCGCTGAACTTCGACATCGCGGACGAGGCGGCCGTGCGCGCGGCCGTGGAGAAGGCCCGTCCCGAGGGCGTCATCCACCTGGCGGGCTTTGCCTCCGTGGCCCGCAGCCATGGCAACCCAGCCCGTGTCTTCGCGGTCAACACCCAGGGCACGGTGAACCTGCTGATCGCCCTGCGGGAAGCCGCGCCCAAGACGCGCGTGCTGCTCATCAGCTCGGGCGAGGTGTATGGGCCCGTCACCGAAGGCACCCGGGCCGAGGAGACCTTGCCCCCCGTGCCGCTGAGCCCCTATGCGGCCTCGAAGATCGCCGCGGAGCTGGCGGGCGAGCAATTCTTCCGCAGCTACGGGTTGCCGGTGGTGCTGGCGCGGCCCTTCAACCACCTGGGCGAGGGGCAGGACCCCACCTTCGTGGTGCCTTCGTTCGCCGCCCAGCTCCGAGCCATCGCCCAGGGCAAGGCCAGCCCGGTGCTGCGCACGGGAAACCTGGATGCCATCCGCGATTTCTCCCACGTGAAGGACGTGGTGGCCGCCTACCGCCTGCTGCTGACCGCGGGGGTGCCAGGGCAGACCTACAATGTCTGCAGCGGCACGGCCCGCTCCATCCGCGCCGTCCTGGAGGAGATGCTGGCCCTCTCGGGCGTGGCGGCCCGCATCGAGCTGGACCCCGCGCGCTTGAGGCCCTCGGAGATTCCAAGCCTGGTGGGCTCCCCGGACAAGCTCCGCGCCCTGGGGTGGCAGCCCAAATCCAGTGTCACCGAGGCGTTGCGCGAGGTGCTCGGCCCTGGGCTTCGCGCGGCGCCCGGAGCGCCGTCTCATAAACCGTGA